The genomic window CAGTCTGTCGGTCGGTCTCGAGCCTGTAGAGAATACCGAAGGAGTTTCTAGAACCTCCGTCCGGGCCACGCGCCTCACCAAAAGCGCGCAGCAGTGTGCGGTGCATATCGTGGCAGTCCGAAAGGTCGCGTCGAACCTCCCGGCTTCTAGCATCAAGGATCAGGCGTGAGAGATACATGTCTCACCCTCCTCGGACTCACCTGGGAAATCGGCCCATAGCACCCTTACGCGGCGACTCTCATACATCCGAGCGGGGTTGGTCCTGATGCGGTCTGGACGGACGGCTTCCCCTAGTGGATCCTCCATCACGCAGCGCAGACGGGCCGGATATTCCCTGAGCGTAGCTCGGCCCTCCCAGCGCCATGGATGCCGGCGCAAGGCGTCTTCTAGGTTCGCGTACTCGTAGCTTAACCCTTCGAACACAGGCCGCGTTGGCACACAGGACTTGCGTCCCAGGTATATCGGCCATTTCGGCGCGAGCAGAGCCGACCTACACCTGAAGAGAAGCTCAGCGGGTCCACTCAGGATCGCCAGGAACGCAGCGTCTTGAAGGTAGGAGCGGGGCGAGATGATTGTAGAGGGGTCGTCAGGTGTGCCTTTCACTCCGCCGCCTGCCATCGGTATTGTACCTGTGATCGTATGGAAGTCCACCAACTTGCGTCCTTCACATTCCACGCGTATGCCCAAGGTCAGTTCGGAATCTAGCTCTTCGAGACGCCTGTCGTACATGGGATAGCCCAAGGCGCATCCGAGCAAGCCAATCACGCCGGACTTAGATGGTTCGTCACCACTGTCGCGCACGTCCCATCGGGACCGCAGGCCCCACGATTGTAGAGGTCCTTCCAGGCGGAGCAGTAGCAGAGGCTGTCCGGGCACTTCCATCACCTCGCCAGAACCTGACCCAGGGCAGCCAGGAGATCATCCATCGTATCGCAGCCAGTAGTGCCGGTTACCTGGATATCCCGCGTGCAGAACCACAAGCGAGGATCTGCTTCCAGAGAGAACTTGCGAGTCAACAATTCGCAATGTTCAACAAACTTCCGCAGGCTGTCCCCCACCAAGTCAACGTCGTTCTTCGCCCGCGCAGGGCTTACAAACGCGTTGGCGTAACTTACAGGCGTCTGATGCGGTCGCACCTCCACCAGGACCGCGTCAGGCAACTGGTGTGCCGCAAATGTGTTCTGCTTGCCCGACGGTGTTGTGAAAACCGCGGCACGTAGGAAGGCGGGGATTACTTTCGCTGCGATCGTCCTGGCATCGGCTACAGCTTCCCTATGAGCCGCCTTCTCGCGCTCACTGGCTCTGGTTTCTGGTTCCGGACCGGCGAGGTTTTGAACGAAAGCATCGTAATCGATGGAGAAGTACTTGTAGTAGCAGGCAGAGTTGAACTCTATGTCGCCTATCATGCCTGCTCCGGCATCATCCTCTTCCTCTCCCAAACCGAGGAGGTCGTCAACCGCAGTGAAGTAGTCGAATTCGTGGTCCATGCGGTGAGTGGAGATGGCGTGAGCGACCTGCACCGCAGCCTGCACATCGCGGAACGCCTCCGATGTGATCATCCGGCCGAACAGACCGATGTCCGGGGTGATCGGCCTCCATCCTTTGAGCGCGGCCTCGGCCTGCAAGTCCTTCGCGCTCAACTTGGCCATATCTTCCGCACTTCCAGCTGTGCTTGCTTTCGTAAACAGCACCTCAGCCACCGCTTCGATGTCTTGCGGCGAGAGAAACATCACCTGCGCTGTCTTGCCGTCCTTCTGTTCTTTGCCGTCCTTGTTGCCGAAACCAGTTGCCTTGGCCGCCGCAACCTCCGCCAGGGCTTCATCAATCCCCCGCGCCAGAAGGATTTCCTTGACCTTGTGCGGCAGCTTTCGAGTGCGCAGCCCAAGGTCGATTCCTCCGATCTCTTCAGTGAACAGCGGGGAGGTCCGGATGCTGCGCTTCAGGCACTGGCTTGAGATCCTCGCTCGCCTCACTCCTCCGAAGATGCAGTCCTTTGGGCTACCAGAATCATCCCGGTTGAGGTTGCTCGGGGCATGGTTTTGGAGAAGATGGAACTCCAACAACATCAGGAATTACCTCCCTTTGTGTTCTGAGAGTCTGAAGTCTCCTCAGGCAGTCTGCCGTAGTATGACCGGGCCCACTGTTTGCGCACGTGCTTGCTGGCGCTCATCCATCGCAGCAGGTGGCGAAGGAGCACAGCCCAGTCCACGCCAACCTCTTCACTTGCGGCCAAGCGCACACACTGCCGCAGCCTGTAGGCCATCTCGCCGCCACCCGGGCGGAATCCGTCGACCAGGTCAAACTCACTGTCCAGGAGAATCGCCATGCGCCGGTCCACACTCTCCCGTCCTGTCTTGACCCTCACAGCCCGCATCGTGGCGCCAAAATCCTTCTCGGGCTTGTGGTCATTGAGCCCATATAACGTGGCCAGGAGGAAGTACAGCTCTTCGTCCCGCTCCGGCACACCCAGGGGGAGAAGCCGGTAAAACAGCCCTGCGGCATTCCTGGTCTCGGCCAGGGTACGGCCAGCGTTGCGCCGAAGGATGGCGAGATCGCCTCGGTCCAGCTTGGCCAATCGGCTCACGAAGACATCCACATGATCTGTGGTGGGTTCAGTCGCAATTGCCTCACTCACGACGCCTGCCTCCCTTTGCGCTTAGACTGAGATTCCTGCTTCTCTCTCGGGCCATAGAGCGCCCTGTACACGCCGAGCTCGTAGGAATCCCTCGCCGCCACCTGACGGCGCAGCTCCTGGGCGTTGGCGTCCAACCCCTCCAGATGGCGGTCCAGCACCTCCCTGCCGTGCCGTCGCAGGATCGTCCTCCACTCCTCCAGCAGAGCAGGAAATGCCTCAGGATCCGAAGCATCCAGGTCCGGCAACTTCAGCATGTACTCCGCTTCGAAGCAGGGGCGCAGACCTGCCCAGAACTCCCGCTCGGCGGACTCTATGAGCCCTTTGAAGGCCTGAGTGTTGCTCTTACCCTCTCGGGGATAAGCCATCTTCATCGCCCGTCCGACCAGGTAGCCAACTGTCTCAGCCATCTCGAGCCCTGTTTGGATTCTGGCGCCAGCTCCTGGCGTCTCGGCCACCTGGGTGGGCAACGATAGCCGCTCACATTGCCACTCGAAGATCTTCATCTTGAGGTCGGTGCGCACACCGAATACCTCCAGATCGATGACTGAGCGACAGTGAGGCAGCGCTCCCATCTCTAGCAGATCCACGTACTGCTCCACCACTTGCGGCCTCTGGAAGCGAACCTTGCCGCGTTCGCTTTCATACTCATGCCTGCGCAGAAAGGCCACGGGTCCTATGTCGCGCCACAGTTCCCGTCCCTCCCGCGGGCGAAGCGGAGACTGCCCGTTTGCGTCGATCCTGTAGGCAACCTGAGGGTCCGTCCAGCCTCCTCCATACTTGAACCCGAAGCTAAAACGCATCTGACGTACCAAAACGTCAGAGTACTGACCGGAGTACGTGCAGACTCCGCCCTCGCTCGGAATTAACCTGATCTGGCGGGGACGCCAGGTCAGGCCCTCCAGCAATGAAGTACAACGTGCCTCCTGCCTGGGCTTCACCGGCCGCTCCGTTCGCCACGCCGGTGGCTCGTCCCCCTCCAGCTCGGGGATGGGGAGCACACAGCAGTTGAGGACTATGGTCTCGAACAGGGTGGTCCCTTTGACCAAAACATACCAGGGCGGAGCCCCGTTGACGCTCGGTGAGTACCCGGCTCCACCTGCCGTCATGAACGGCGGAATGGCCAACAGCCCTCGCGCACATACCGCTGGAGCGAAGGCTTGAGCCGCGGGGTCAAGATGATGGAAATGAGTGGTGAACGATCCCGAGGGCAGGTGCTGGAACAGTTTGTTGATACACTCAGTGCCGGCTTCACCTTCGACTAGGGGTTGCATGAACGGGTGCTCCGGGTGAAACAGGTCGAACCGGCTCCTGCCGACCAAGTCGATGTAAGCTCGGATGCGTTCGGGTTCAAAACCGCCGGTGCGCAGAAGGTCCTCGATCTGCCAGATCTCCTTGAGACTGTAGGCATCCATGACGAAAGCGATCAAGAACCGGTATATCCCGAGTTGCACCGACGGCGCCGGCTCGACAAGCCCGGCTAGTTCGTGCGCAGCTTCAAGCAAACCCACGACCCCGTATTGACCAACACTCCCATCCATCCGCGCGGCGGGAATCCACCGTTCGACCAAGAGATCGAACGAAGCCAATGCCTATCACTCTCCCCTCTTCAACAATACGCCGTGATCCGGATTATCCCGAATGACAACGGACTCAGCGCCTCTTCTCCCTCTCCATTCACCTCCTCGTAGGCGCAACACGTACTGACCAGGCAGCCATGATGGGCCAGGTTCGGGCAACGTGAAGCCTTCCTCGGCTGCTACTCCCGTCCACCAATAGCGCGGAAGGCTGACTGAGTTCATCATGATCTCCGCCAGGACTCTTCGCTCTGGCGCGCGGGAACTGGCCAATTCTTCAGCAAGGGCCGTGCCTTCAAGAAGCAGGACCGACATAGTGTCGTCCCCGAGTCTGGTCCGGGCCCGGAAGTACGATGCAGCACCACTCTCCTCTTCGTCGAAAGCACCCAACCGCAGTTGCGCCAACCTGAACTCTCTTGGGTTCGGTTCAGGAATAAGGTACTTCCTGGCCTCGTCGGCCTCCCGTTCGTCTTCCGACAGGCTCTCCTCCCGGCGGAAATCCTCCTCATTGCTTACCAACTCCGCCCCTTCGGCCCATGGTCTTCCATCGTAGACGCCCTCGATCATGGGGCGGATATCATCAGGGAGCACAATCATCTCACGGGTCACGAGCGCAGCCATGGTCTTGAGCAACACGAATCGCTGGTAGACCCGCTCTGTCTTTCCCAGCACAGGGGGTATGCAGGCCTCTGGCCATGCCACATGCAGTCGGGCCTCGTCTCCAGTCGGTCTCTGGGCGCGTGAGTGTCGATGCTCGCGCCCTACTCGCTGCAGGAGTAGGTCCGCCGGCGGTAGCTCCGTGATCATCTCGTCGAAGTCCACGTCCGCGCTCTGTTCCACAACCTGTGTGGCCACGAGAATTGCCCTCCGTGGCCGCGGAACATAACCGGGCTCGTCCTCGTTAAGCAAGCTTCTCTTCCCGAAGAGTCGGACCACCTCTTCCTCGATCTCCCGGCGGCGGCAGGCCCGGAAACGTGCGTGGAATAGAAGTAGCCGGCAGGAATCATCAGGCCGCATGCGCCCCTCAATGGCCTGGAACACCCGCTGCGCCGTGTCGACTGTGTTGACCAGTACGCAGAGACAACCACCTTGTGCCACCAGATCTAGCGCCAGCGACGCCAGCTTCTCCGGGTTCTCGAGAAATCCGGGGTAGCGGTGCACCCTAATGTGTCTGCGACGGCGTTCGCCCGCTACCTCGTGTTCCGCAGTTTCGCCCGAACTACTGACCGTCGTTACCAAAGGATAGGGGGCGTATTCACCGGGGAAGCGAGACGTGTAGTTAGCTTCTGGGGCATAAGCCTCCACCAGGGCCCGGCGTCTGGCCTCTGGAAGCGTTGCGGAGAGCAGGATTACTGGTATCTGGAGTGCCCGGCACCAGCGCAACAGCCGCGTGAGGATGCGTGACATGTATGGGTCGTACGCATGGACTTCGTCCACGATCAGAACCTTGCCCGACAACCCGAACAGTCGCAAGAACCCGTGCTTGACATGAAGGACACTGAAGAGCGCCTGATCGATTGTTCCGACACCATACGGCGCCAGAAGACTTCTTTTCTTCGGTCGAAACCATTCGAGAGCCAAATGTGACTCGTCTTGAGAGCCCCCAGATAGCCCCGGTGCGACAGACGGCACCGCCGCATCCTCGCCAACCAGCCAGGCTTGTCCATGTACAAGACGCGCTCCTGCGGCCAGTTCAGGGTCACGATCCTTGAGAAAAGCTTTGACCCGGTCGAACATCTGGTTGCCAGTCGCTGCAGTGGGCAGAGCGACGTACGTGCCATTGTGCCCTCTGGCGCCCCATTGCGTCGCCAAATAGACAGCAGCCTCGGTCTTCCCTTCGCCCATAGGAGCCTCTATGATCCATAACCCAGGCCCAGCATCCGTCCGGGCCAGTTCCTCGCAGCGTCTCTGCACGGGACGGGCCTTATCGATGCGGAGCGTCCTCCACGTGTGCAGGAAGGGCTCACCTTCCCGCCATGGGTTGGTAATGTCAAGCCCTAACTTCTCTATCGCTTCCATGGCGACCAAAGCGCTTTGCGGGGCGTAATCCTCCACGTCAGCGGTGTACACTCTGCGAGGAAAGAGCTCTTGGTTCGATGCGATCCAGTCGCTCCAAACGAGCAACCCCGACAGGAGCAAACCGAATACACTGTGGTCAACCTCGACCGGTCGCCAATCACGCGGGGCAAGAACCCTTCGAACAATCGCCTCGAGCTCGCGTCTGAGTGCCTCCCATGTATCATGCTGAAACTCAGGCTCTTCCGGTGCGGGGGCACCGAAATCCCCATGATGCCCGCGAAGTGCCTGCCCAACCGTGCGTGAAAGCTGAACCGGCAATCCGAGATCACTCATGAGGAACTTCTGGACCCACAGGGCGCTCAAGCCCTCATGGCGGTAATCCCTGTCCTGTACTACACACGACAGACCTCGCTCCTTCAGAGGCATTATGTACTGGTCCGGGCCCCGACCTTGAAAGTCATGGTGGCATTTTCCGATATCATGCAATGCAGTGAAGTACGCAAGCCACGCTGGCAGCACATCAGTGGGGCACCCAATCGCCGCGCCGGCCCTGGCCGCCGTTGCCGCGAAGGCAGAGGTCTTTACCAAGGCCTGAGTCACATTTCCGACATCGATGAGGTGAC from Bacillota bacterium includes these protein-coding regions:
- the cas5e gene encoding type I-E CRISPR-associated protein Cas5/CasD, with the translated sequence MEVPGQPLLLLRLEGPLQSWGLRSRWDVRDSGDEPSKSGVIGLLGCALGYPMYDRRLEELDSELTLGIRVECEGRKLVDFHTITGTIPMAGGGVKGTPDDPSTIISPRSYLQDAAFLAILSGPAELLFRCRSALLAPKWPIYLGRKSCVPTRPVFEGLSYEYANLEDALRRHPWRWEGRATLREYPARLRCVMEDPLGEAVRPDRIRTNPARMYESRRVRVLWADFPGESEEGETCISHA
- the cas7e gene encoding type I-E CRISPR-associated protein Cas7/Cse4/CasC; this encodes MLLEFHLLQNHAPSNLNRDDSGSPKDCIFGGVRRARISSQCLKRSIRTSPLFTEEIGGIDLGLRTRKLPHKVKEILLARGIDEALAEVAAAKATGFGNKDGKEQKDGKTAQVMFLSPQDIEAVAEVLFTKASTAGSAEDMAKLSAKDLQAEAALKGWRPITPDIGLFGRMITSEAFRDVQAAVQVAHAISTHRMDHEFDYFTAVDDLLGLGEEEDDAGAGMIGDIEFNSACYYKYFSIDYDAFVQNLAGPEPETRASEREKAAHREAVADARTIAAKVIPAFLRAAVFTTPSGKQNTFAAHQLPDAVLVEVRPHQTPVSYANAFVSPARAKNDVDLVGDSLRKFVEHCELLTRKFSLEADPRLWFCTRDIQVTGTTGCDTMDDLLAALGQVLAR
- the casB gene encoding type I-E CRISPR-associated protein Cse2/CasB; this translates as MSEAIATEPTTDHVDVFVSRLAKLDRGDLAILRRNAGRTLAETRNAAGLFYRLLPLGVPERDEELYFLLATLYGLNDHKPEKDFGATMRAVRVKTGRESVDRRMAILLDSEFDLVDGFRPGGGEMAYRLRQCVRLAASEEVGVDWAVLLRHLLRWMSASKHVRKQWARSYYGRLPEETSDSQNTKGGNS
- the casA gene encoding type I-E CRISPR-associated protein Cse1/CasA, which gives rise to MASFDLLVERWIPAARMDGSVGQYGVVGLLEAAHELAGLVEPAPSVQLGIYRFLIAFVMDAYSLKEIWQIEDLLRTGGFEPERIRAYIDLVGRSRFDLFHPEHPFMQPLVEGEAGTECINKLFQHLPSGSFTTHFHHLDPAAQAFAPAVCARGLLAIPPFMTAGGAGYSPSVNGAPPWYVLVKGTTLFETIVLNCCVLPIPELEGDEPPAWRTERPVKPRQEARCTSLLEGLTWRPRQIRLIPSEGGVCTYSGQYSDVLVRQMRFSFGFKYGGGWTDPQVAYRIDANGQSPLRPREGRELWRDIGPVAFLRRHEYESERGKVRFQRPQVVEQYVDLLEMGALPHCRSVIDLEVFGVRTDLKMKIFEWQCERLSLPTQVAETPGAGARIQTGLEMAETVGYLVGRAMKMAYPREGKSNTQAFKGLIESAEREFWAGLRPCFEAEYMLKLPDLDASDPEAFPALLEEWRTILRRHGREVLDRHLEGLDANAQELRRQVAARDSYELGVYRALYGPREKQESQSKRKGRQAS
- the cas3 gene encoding CRISPR-associated helicase Cas3', with translation MIAEHSLVFRLWAKTAPFHPLPCHLIDVGNVTQALVKTSAFAATAARAGAAIGCPTDVLPAWLAYFTALHDIGKCHHDFQGRGPDQYIMPLKERGLSCVVQDRDYRHEGLSALWVQKFLMSDLGLPVQLSRTVGQALRGHHGDFGAPAPEEPEFQHDTWEALRRELEAIVRRVLAPRDWRPVEVDHSVFGLLLSGLLVWSDWIASNQELFPRRVYTADVEDYAPQSALVAMEAIEKLGLDITNPWREGEPFLHTWRTLRIDKARPVQRRCEELARTDAGPGLWIIEAPMGEGKTEAAVYLATQWGARGHNGTYVALPTAATGNQMFDRVKAFLKDRDPELAAGARLVHGQAWLVGEDAAVPSVAPGLSGGSQDESHLALEWFRPKKRSLLAPYGVGTIDQALFSVLHVKHGFLRLFGLSGKVLIVDEVHAYDPYMSRILTRLLRWCRALQIPVILLSATLPEARRRALVEAYAPEANYTSRFPGEYAPYPLVTTVSSSGETAEHEVAGERRRRHIRVHRYPGFLENPEKLASLALDLVAQGGCLCVLVNTVDTAQRVFQAIEGRMRPDDSCRLLLFHARFRACRRREIEEEVVRLFGKRSLLNEDEPGYVPRPRRAILVATQVVEQSADVDFDEMITELPPADLLLQRVGREHRHSRAQRPTGDEARLHVAWPEACIPPVLGKTERVYQRFVLLKTMAALVTREMIVLPDDIRPMIEGVYDGRPWAEGAELVSNEEDFRREESLSEDEREADEARKYLIPEPNPREFRLAQLRLGAFDEEESGAASYFRARTRLGDDTMSVLLLEGTALAEELASSRAPERRVLAEIMMNSVSLPRYWWTGVAAEEGFTLPEPGPSWLPGQYVLRLRGGEWRGRRGAESVVIRDNPDHGVLLKRGE